The following are encoded in a window of Verrucomicrobiota bacterium genomic DNA:
- a CDS encoding oligosaccharide flippase family protein, producing the protein MRTPVRAIGQLWTAFLADSLRARFARGAFWAVTGTLISQGLLLASSVLVARFLGKQGFGELGIIRATVGMFGVLVGLRLGLTATKHVAEFRTSDPLRAGRIIALSSIAGATAAAVGAGLLLVASPYLATHTIQAPHLTPVLMISAGLLFCNTLAGVQQSVLAGLEAFKTIAKVNVACGVIGFPSMVAGVYFWGLPGVVAGLVAAAAAGCLINYAVLGHETRKAGIHVTCRGFRSQLPMLWTFSLPAFLSAALVGPVMWLAGTMLVRQPDGYAEMGLFEAANRWGRMLLILPGLLGAVAMPILSERLGAGDGTQMRRTLRICMLTNAALVIPLAVVLAAFSPWVMSLYGAEFAVGWPILMLVLAAAVLMALQTSAGQIITATGQMWLGVAMNLGWAVALLASCRLLLDAGWGAFGMGAAYLAGYGVHSVWVFLFVHRVLHGRTYARPRRSRRDAETHNSGRDIRDEPCGETAVAVR; encoded by the coding sequence GTGAGAACTCCCGTACGGGCAATCGGCCAGCTCTGGACGGCGTTCCTGGCGGATTCGCTCCGCGCACGGTTCGCCAGGGGAGCATTCTGGGCTGTCACCGGCACACTGATCTCGCAGGGATTGCTGCTGGCCTCATCGGTCCTTGTCGCTCGCTTCCTCGGTAAGCAAGGCTTCGGCGAACTGGGCATCATCCGCGCGACCGTCGGCATGTTCGGCGTCTTGGTGGGTCTCCGGCTCGGGTTGACAGCGACCAAACACGTCGCCGAGTTCCGCACGAGCGATCCGCTCCGTGCGGGCCGCATCATCGCTCTCTCGTCGATTGCGGGGGCCACCGCCGCTGCGGTTGGCGCCGGGCTGCTGCTCGTCGCCTCGCCCTACCTGGCGACGCACACGATTCAGGCGCCCCATCTGACGCCCGTGCTAATGATCAGCGCCGGGCTGCTTTTCTGCAACACCCTCGCGGGCGTGCAGCAGAGCGTGTTGGCCGGGTTGGAGGCCTTCAAAACCATCGCCAAGGTCAATGTGGCTTGCGGCGTGATCGGCTTCCCCTCCATGGTCGCGGGCGTCTACTTCTGGGGCTTGCCGGGGGTCGTGGCAGGCCTTGTGGCCGCGGCCGCGGCGGGCTGCCTGATCAACTACGCAGTCCTCGGCCACGAGACGCGCAAGGCCGGTATCCATGTGACCTGCCGGGGCTTCCGAAGCCAGCTCCCGATGCTATGGACGTTCTCGCTGCCAGCGTTCTTGAGCGCCGCCCTCGTCGGGCCCGTGATGTGGCTGGCCGGCACAATGCTCGTCCGTCAGCCGGACGGCTACGCCGAGATGGGGCTGTTTGAGGCCGCCAATCGCTGGGGCAGGATGCTCTTGATCCTGCCTGGACTTCTCGGCGCGGTTGCCATGCCGATCCTGTCCGAGCGGCTGGGCGCCGGCGACGGCACGCAGATGCGCAGGACGCTGCGGATCTGCATGCTGACAAACGCGGCGCTTGTCATTCCGCTGGCCGTTGTGCTCGCGGCGTTCAGTCCGTGGGTTATGTCGCTCTACGGCGCGGAGTTTGCCGTGGGTTGGCCCATCCTCATGCTTGTGCTCGCCGCGGCAGTCCTCATGGCGCTTCAAACCTCGGCCGGCCAGATCATCACGGCGACGGGGCAAATGTGGCTTGGCGTGGCAATGAACCTCGGATGGGCCGTCGCGCTCCTCGCCTCGTGTCGACTGCTTCTCGACGCGGGATGGGGCGCCTTCGGGATGGGGGCGGCATACCTGGCCGGCTACGGCGTGCATTCTGTCTGGGTTTTCCTCTTTGTCCACCGGGTCCTGCACGGGCGGACGTATGCACGACCGCGACGGAGCCGCCGCGACGCCGAAACACACAACAGCGGTCGAGATATACGTGATGAACCATGCGGTGAGACAGCCGTTGCTGTCCGTTGA
- a CDS encoding class I SAM-dependent methyltransferase: MRQPLLSVEWWNDYFGEDGGWESNRGRVQTRAFVKAFCTRSRLDRHAPSTILDASCALGDAMPVLRRHFPNATLFGNDFSDVAVRRSRERYGTLAEFSVRAMDDIDGTYDLVYSSATLEHFIDSEQLARTLLSHSQHLAVVVPYNEQRHGQDLECFPPESDHVRTFREHSFDFLLDERLARRVEASRPFRVPGAWSWTPRQRVVQTAKNAARWALGRPLVHEKTMILFEIENATA, encoded by the coding sequence GTGAGACAGCCGTTGCTGTCCGTTGAGTGGTGGAACGACTACTTCGGCGAGGACGGCGGATGGGAATCGAACCGCGGCCGGGTGCAGACGCGTGCCTTTGTTAAGGCGTTCTGCACCCGCTCCCGCCTCGACCGCCACGCGCCCTCCACGATCCTCGACGCCAGTTGCGCTCTGGGTGACGCGATGCCCGTGCTGCGGCGCCACTTCCCCAACGCCACGCTCTTCGGCAACGATTTCTCCGATGTCGCGGTTCGGCGATCCCGCGAGCGATATGGCACGTTGGCTGAGTTCTCCGTGAGGGCAATGGACGACATTGATGGCACGTACGATCTCGTCTACTCCTCAGCCACACTCGAGCACTTCATTGACTCCGAACAACTGGCCCGCACGTTGCTCTCACACAGCCAGCATCTCGCCGTGGTCGTTCCGTACAACGAACAACGCCATGGCCAGGACCTTGAATGCTTCCCGCCCGAGAGCGACCACGTTCGAACATTCCGCGAGCACTCGTTCGACTTCCTGCTCGACGAACGTCTCGCCCGTCGCGTCGAGGCGTCAAGGCCGTTCCGTGTACCCGGAGCCTGGTCATGGACGCCCAGGCAACGGGTGGTTCAAACAGCCAAGAACGCCGCACGCTGGGCCCTTGGCCGTCCGCTCGTGCACGAAAAGACGATGATCCTGTTCGAGATCGAGAACGCGACAGCATGA
- a CDS encoding class I SAM-dependent methyltransferase gives MNAKHLQQTAAAIPSWDPECLVERRCPFCGDGGKAHSTRPDGLTVRVCLVCGAFFVSPAPNETELRRLYATYSGRHARRRRPHPRTVLHAVPWDDFRLVEIESHVRFNGARVLDVGCGWGTLLKCVERLGAAVVGVDLDPDAVSFARDTLGVLNVSVGTLENVPCGPAFDVVCMFDFIEHPLDPLEQLEQAVALLAPRGVLAIWTPNASVAHSEEVPAAFRVDLEHMQYLSIPTCQWLAHELDLQVLHVESAGFPHLNGTRTLHGPNGRHRLVETVRHIASGMPGWRALRALGHAVFPSQVCDPRRGTYHLFCLFQKGT, from the coding sequence ATGAACGCGAAACACCTCCAGCAAACCGCCGCAGCGATCCCGTCATGGGATCCGGAGTGTCTTGTCGAGCGCCGTTGTCCGTTCTGCGGCGACGGCGGCAAGGCTCACTCCACTCGGCCCGACGGCCTCACGGTGCGCGTCTGCTTGGTGTGCGGCGCCTTCTTCGTCTCCCCCGCGCCGAACGAGACCGAGCTGCGAAGGCTCTATGCAACATACTCCGGCCGGCACGCCAGAAGAAGACGACCGCACCCGCGAACCGTCCTGCATGCAGTGCCCTGGGATGATTTCCGCCTCGTCGAGATCGAGTCGCACGTCCGATTCAACGGCGCCCGCGTCCTTGACGTGGGGTGCGGTTGGGGAACGCTGCTCAAGTGCGTCGAGCGACTGGGTGCCGCCGTAGTCGGCGTCGATCTCGATCCCGACGCCGTGTCCTTCGCACGCGACACCCTCGGTGTCTTGAACGTCAGCGTGGGCACGCTGGAAAACGTCCCGTGCGGTCCAGCGTTCGACGTCGTGTGCATGTTCGATTTCATTGAGCACCCGCTCGACCCACTGGAGCAGCTCGAGCAAGCCGTCGCGCTCCTCGCGCCGCGCGGCGTCCTGGCGATCTGGACCCCGAACGCCTCGGTGGCGCACAGCGAGGAGGTGCCGGCTGCGTTCAGAGTTGACCTCGAACATATGCAGTATCTGAGCATCCCGACGTGCCAATGGCTGGCACATGAGCTCGACCTGCAGGTACTGCATGTCGAGTCCGCGGGCTTCCCTCACCTCAACGGCACCCGCACCCTGCACGGCCCGAACGGCCGACACAGACTCGTCGAGACCGTTCGACACATCGCCTCGGGCATGCCCGGGTGGCGTGCGCTCAGGGCACTCGGCCACGCCGTGTTCCCGTCGCAGGTGTGCGATCCACGCCGTGGCACGTATCACCTGTTCTGCCTCTTCCAGAAAGGCACATGA
- a CDS encoding glycosyltransferase family 4 protein codes for MNIGIVTTWFERGAAYVSRAYMDAFAAASHHVYIYARGGERYGRGAVEWDLACVTWAPRLGCRAGGVVFDLNHLARWLSDRRIDVVLFNEERNWHVVRLCKRLGYPVGAYVDYYTPASVRFFDAYDFLVCNTRRHSSVFQDHAHCIHVPWGTDTELFRPNGAAPTSPVRFFHSAGVSPFRKGTDLAIRAFHQINGDARLIIHTQKQVADWECETDLLDDPRITVIVRTVPAPGLYHLGNVYVYPSRLDGVGLTLCEALACGLPAIATDEPPMNEFVIDGLNGLLVPVASRRRRPDSYYWPMATADVSELSARMQWYVDDPSRVTSQARQARQSAEERFCWQKNAAGLADRIAGLVDQDRKRKPALGTRVAWTISGVIDRVRATCIAGAKRALRKDSRGHRTTHAAAPAGLGECSC; via the coding sequence GTGAACATCGGCATTGTCACAACATGGTTCGAGCGTGGCGCGGCGTACGTCTCGCGTGCCTACATGGACGCCTTTGCCGCGGCCTCGCACCATGTGTACATCTACGCGCGTGGCGGCGAGCGCTACGGGCGCGGGGCCGTCGAGTGGGATCTCGCGTGCGTGACGTGGGCCCCACGACTTGGCTGTCGCGCCGGCGGCGTCGTCTTCGATCTGAACCATCTGGCGCGATGGTTGAGCGACCGGCGCATTGACGTCGTGCTGTTCAATGAGGAGCGCAACTGGCACGTCGTGCGCCTCTGCAAGCGGCTCGGTTATCCCGTCGGCGCGTACGTCGATTACTACACCCCGGCAAGCGTGCGGTTCTTCGACGCCTACGACTTCCTCGTCTGCAACACGCGGCGGCACAGCTCGGTCTTCCAGGACCATGCGCACTGCATCCACGTGCCGTGGGGCACTGACACGGAGCTGTTCAGACCCAATGGCGCCGCGCCTACGAGCCCCGTGCGGTTCTTCCATAGCGCGGGCGTCTCGCCGTTCCGCAAGGGAACCGATCTCGCGATCCGAGCCTTCCACCAGATCAATGGCGACGCACGACTCATCATCCACACCCAGAAACAGGTGGCGGACTGGGAGTGCGAAACCGATCTCCTCGACGATCCGCGAATCACCGTGATCGTCCGGACCGTCCCCGCGCCCGGCCTCTATCACCTGGGCAACGTCTACGTGTACCCCTCGCGCCTCGACGGTGTCGGGCTGACGCTGTGCGAAGCGTTAGCCTGCGGTCTTCCGGCCATTGCCACCGATGAACCACCGATGAACGAGTTCGTCATCGATGGCCTGAACGGCCTGCTTGTTCCCGTGGCGAGCCGGCGGCGCCGACCAGACAGCTACTACTGGCCGATGGCTACCGCCGACGTAAGCGAGCTCAGCGCCCGTATGCAGTGGTACGTCGACGATCCGTCGCGCGTGACGAGCCAGGCGCGCCAGGCACGGCAATCGGCCGAAGAGCGCTTCTGCTGGCAGAAGAATGCCGCAGGCTTGGCCGACCGGATCGCCGGGCTCGTCGACCAAGATCGCAAGCGTAAGCCCGCCTTGGGCACACGAGTCGCATGGACCATCAGCGGCGTGATCGACCGTGTCCGCGCGACGTGCATCGCGGGCGCCAAGAGGGCCTTGAGAAAAGATTCCCGCGGGCACAGGACAACGCACGCCGCAGCGCCCGCCGGACTTGGAGAATGCTCGTGCTGA
- a CDS encoding O-antigen ligase family protein gives MTSAPVAAAGTSAAFGRTAQRHHDWMVARVILFALGWCIITASWPGREYRAADELYEGGFDLAIKFQVVAWALVGIGSVVALKARLAAAVRMIIGSSLRWYALFAVGALCSTAWSVSPVLTAFRALQLCTTLLLVVLIVKTTEANRIYTFYFCYGCVAIMALGAGACWILVPGETERAFGPPLFRGTLAIVAAICAVATIPRALSSAQRRPGQWAIVLLLLTGVVLAGRSRGVVIAFTLVGLLGMLLSFRGRLTAVFIATAVTCAAFAYSQPLWDYFNRADVGGGDIRTLNGRLPIWDEIISMRHDLPWLGRGFVAGSRDWFVEEFMARGGGFAAQHAHNAWLNALIETGLPGLFCLIMLTWVLVRDGGRIMVRALAHEPQSSLSSLKVGFALAALYTLVIGIPWHGLAARAGPTLLPMLLCCYWVRPARRSPAQTAPADRHAPETANNPRREADPDCGR, from the coding sequence GTGACGTCGGCACCTGTCGCCGCCGCGGGCACCAGCGCTGCGTTTGGCCGCACAGCGCAGCGTCACCACGACTGGATGGTGGCACGCGTCATCCTGTTCGCTCTCGGGTGGTGCATCATTACGGCCAGTTGGCCTGGTCGCGAATACCGCGCTGCCGACGAGCTGTACGAAGGCGGCTTCGACCTGGCCATCAAGTTCCAGGTCGTCGCGTGGGCTCTCGTGGGGATCGGATCTGTGGTCGCCTTGAAGGCTCGACTCGCCGCGGCCGTGCGGATGATTATCGGCTCGTCGCTGCGCTGGTACGCCCTGTTCGCGGTTGGGGCCCTGTGCAGCACAGCGTGGTCGGTCTCGCCCGTTCTGACGGCCTTCCGTGCCCTGCAACTGTGCACGACGCTGCTGCTCGTTGTGCTCATCGTGAAGACAACCGAGGCCAACCGGATATACACGTTCTACTTCTGCTACGGCTGCGTCGCCATCATGGCCCTGGGGGCGGGCGCCTGTTGGATCCTTGTCCCCGGCGAGACTGAGCGCGCCTTCGGTCCGCCGCTTTTCCGTGGAACCTTGGCCATCGTGGCGGCCATCTGCGCCGTCGCGACGATTCCGCGTGCACTCTCGTCGGCACAACGAAGGCCAGGCCAGTGGGCCATCGTGCTTCTCCTGCTCACTGGCGTCGTGCTCGCCGGACGCAGCCGCGGCGTTGTCATCGCCTTCACTTTAGTTGGCCTGCTCGGCATGCTGCTGTCATTCAGGGGGCGATTGACGGCGGTGTTCATCGCGACAGCGGTCACGTGTGCCGCTTTCGCCTATTCGCAGCCGTTGTGGGACTACTTCAACCGGGCGGACGTCGGCGGCGGTGACATCCGCACACTCAACGGCCGCCTGCCGATCTGGGACGAAATTATCAGCATGCGGCATGACCTGCCCTGGCTCGGACGGGGTTTCGTGGCCGGTAGCCGTGACTGGTTCGTCGAGGAATTCATGGCCCGAGGCGGCGGCTTCGCCGCCCAGCACGCCCACAACGCGTGGCTCAACGCCTTGATCGAGACCGGGCTGCCCGGGCTCTTCTGCCTGATCATGCTCACCTGGGTCCTTGTCAGGGACGGCGGGCGCATCATGGTCCGTGCGCTCGCCCACGAACCGCAGTCGTCGCTCTCGAGCCTCAAGGTCGGGTTCGCGCTTGCCGCCCTCTACACACTCGTGATCGGCATCCCGTGGCACGGGCTCGCCGCACGCGCGGGTCCGACGCTGCTCCCGATGCTCCTATGCTGCTACTGGGTCCGGCCTGCAAGGCGGTCCCCGGCCCAAACCGCGCCCGCAGACCGCCACGCGCCGGAGACGGCGAACAACCCGCGTCGAGAGGCTGACCCAGACTGTGGACGCTAG
- a CDS encoding glycosyltransferase has product MDARTPQLRALFIHAALTPYRIDLLNHLHRHLELKAIFLRMNPASQAFDQAELRSRLECDHEYLLRGFEIGGRLFRRGVLPAIETFDPDVVVTQEYSPTTLSLALLGRRILGRRWGLTILTADSSLIAGDAGYARKLARRIALGAADSVIVYTDAGKTWLVDQGVPANRVFVSPNCQDEKRFATALDDALPLAEQFLVKKGLHGRRIVLCVGRLVELKGVDRVIGAFARVARTVPDTLLVVVGDGPERRALEQLATREGVADRVRFEGQQQGRDLLAWYLLGRLLVLASRWECYGAVVNEALLAGTPVLCSKAAGAAELIRSGHNGHVFDPYDLNVLSDHMAHWLQAAAPLGVQPLKCRESLMPYPFEEAAHPFIQAIEVAAMASRGICEVTHS; this is encoded by the coding sequence GTGGACGCTAGGACACCACAACTGAGAGCCCTTTTCATTCACGCGGCCCTCACGCCGTACCGCATCGATCTGCTCAACCACCTGCACCGGCACCTCGAACTCAAGGCGATCTTCCTCCGCATGAACCCCGCCTCCCAGGCGTTTGACCAAGCCGAACTCCGCAGCCGGCTCGAATGCGACCACGAATACCTTCTTCGCGGCTTCGAAATCGGCGGCAGGCTCTTTCGCCGGGGCGTCCTGCCAGCCATCGAGACGTTCGACCCGGATGTCGTCGTGACCCAGGAGTACTCGCCGACCACGCTCTCGCTGGCCCTGCTGGGCAGACGCATCCTGGGCCGGCGATGGGGCCTGACGATTCTGACCGCGGATAGCAGCCTCATCGCGGGCGACGCGGGCTATGCGCGCAAGCTCGCCCGCCGCATCGCCCTCGGTGCCGCGGACAGCGTGATCGTGTACACAGACGCCGGCAAGACGTGGCTCGTTGACCAGGGCGTACCTGCGAACCGCGTCTTCGTCTCGCCCAACTGCCAGGACGAAAAACGATTCGCTACCGCGCTCGACGACGCGCTACCGCTCGCCGAGCAGTTTCTCGTCAAGAAGGGTCTGCATGGCAGACGGATCGTGCTCTGCGTCGGGCGGCTTGTCGAGCTAAAGGGCGTTGATCGTGTCATCGGCGCGTTTGCCCGCGTTGCTCGGACGGTCCCGGACACGCTGCTCGTCGTGGTGGGAGACGGGCCGGAGCGCCGCGCGCTCGAGCAGCTTGCCACGCGCGAGGGCGTGGCCGATCGCGTTCGCTTCGAGGGGCAACAGCAGGGCCGTGACCTTCTGGCTTGGTACCTGCTCGGCCGACTGCTCGTTCTGGCCAGCCGCTGGGAGTGCTATGGCGCCGTTGTCAATGAGGCGCTCCTGGCCGGCACGCCCGTGCTCTGCTCGAAGGCGGCTGGCGCGGCCGAGCTGATCCGCAGCGGACACAACGGCCACGTCTTCGATCCCTACGATCTGAACGTGCTGAGCGACCACATGGCTCACTGGCTGCAGGCCGCTGCGCCCCTTGGTGTCCAGCCCTTGAAATGCAGAGAGAGCCTGATGCCCTACCCGTTCGAAGAAGCGGCCCATCCCTTCATCCAGGCAATCGAGGTGGCGGCAATGGCGTCACGTGGCATCTGCGAGGTAACCCACTCGTGA
- a CDS encoding glycosyltransferase, with the protein MARRLKILVSAYACSPVRGSEPGMGWGWITALSRRHDLWVITEKERFETDIEAGLDRQPELRDRIRFFYLANRRHRILRTFWPPSYYWFLRRWHKKAYRLAQQLHAEVGFDVVHQLNMVGFREPGYLWRLDAPFVWGPVGGMGLMPWRFLPSLGFVGAVHHAARNLFNMLHRRLLMRPKHAAQRAGGRLIAATSETARNISRFLGQEPHVVCEVGPPDHEVGLAHGRQTGEPLRLVWSGLHVSRKALPLLLRALARLPKDVAWQLDVLGEGPRGAAWKRLARRLGVDERCRWLGWLPRERAVEVMHSGHAFVITSLLDLTSTVLPEALALGVPVICLDHCGFSDVVTPECGIKVPVHSPEQVIAGLAASIVRLWQDEPLRRRLAQAAPRRVQALSWESKADAIDAIYTMTMCGERTASRAQAEELSAVGDTI; encoded by the coding sequence ATGGCGCGTCGCTTGAAGATCCTGGTGTCGGCCTACGCGTGCAGCCCGGTCCGCGGCTCGGAGCCTGGCATGGGGTGGGGCTGGATCACGGCGCTCAGCCGCCGCCACGACCTCTGGGTCATCACCGAGAAGGAGCGGTTCGAGACAGACATCGAGGCCGGACTCGACCGCCAGCCCGAGCTAAGGGATCGCATTCGCTTTTTTTATCTCGCGAACCGGCGTCACAGGATCCTGCGCACCTTCTGGCCGCCGTCTTACTACTGGTTTCTGCGGCGATGGCATAAGAAGGCCTACCGGCTGGCGCAACAGCTCCACGCCGAAGTCGGCTTCGACGTCGTCCATCAGTTGAACATGGTCGGGTTCCGCGAGCCCGGCTATCTGTGGAGACTCGACGCGCCGTTCGTCTGGGGCCCCGTCGGCGGGATGGGCCTCATGCCATGGCGATTCCTCCCCTCGCTGGGCTTTGTCGGCGCCGTCCATCACGCGGCGCGAAACCTGTTCAACATGCTCCATCGCCGCCTGCTGATGCGCCCCAAGCACGCGGCACAGCGCGCCGGAGGAAGGCTCATCGCCGCCACGTCGGAAACGGCGCGAAACATCTCGCGCTTTCTTGGCCAGGAACCGCACGTTGTCTGCGAGGTAGGTCCCCCGGATCACGAGGTCGGACTCGCGCACGGCCGTCAAACGGGCGAGCCGCTGCGCTTGGTCTGGAGCGGGTTGCATGTGTCTCGGAAGGCGTTGCCGCTTCTCCTGCGCGCGCTTGCCCGCCTGCCGAAGGACGTGGCGTGGCAACTGGACGTCCTCGGTGAGGGACCGCGTGGGGCCGCGTGGAAGCGCCTGGCGCGGCGCCTCGGTGTCGACGAGCGGTGCCGGTGGCTTGGCTGGCTCCCGCGCGAACGCGCCGTTGAGGTCATGCACAGCGGTCACGCGTTCGTGATCACAAGCCTGCTCGATCTGACTTCCACCGTGCTTCCCGAGGCACTGGCACTCGGCGTCCCGGTGATCTGCCTCGACCACTGCGGGTTCTCGGACGTTGTCACGCCCGAGTGCGGCATCAAGGTGCCCGTTCACAGCCCGGAACAGGTGATCGCCGGTCTCGCAGCGAGCATCGTGCGATTGTGGCAAGACGAGCCACTGCGCCGGCGACTGGCGCAGGCTGCCCCGCGCCGCGTCCAAGCTCTGAGCTGGGAAAGCAAGGCCGACGCCATCGATGCCATCTACACCATGACCATGTGCGGTGAGCGTACCGCGAGCAGAGCACAGGCCGAAGAGTTGTCCGCCGTCGGCGATACGATCTGA
- a CDS encoding glycosyltransferase family 4 protein, which translates to MRVCIVHNSYARPSGEEIVVSSTRRVLEEHGHDVCMLQRSSAEIDRMRLGRVRAFFSGICSRSSRHAMRRLIEEHRPDVVHVHNVYPLISPSVLTECRRAGVPAVMTVHNHRLVCPNGLLSSHGEMCERCLGGREYWCVLRNCEGHLLKSLGYALRSAIARQRRLFLDGVTLFAVLSPFQRERLIESGFPAERIVVIPNMVCSEGAKPALGDYVAYAGRVSPEKGVETLVAAAARCPDIPFKIAGSLDRTPHLTSEAPDNVTFLGHLKGARLSAFYDDCRMVIVPSVCAEAFPMAVLEAMSHGKPVVASSVGGLPSIVDDGVTGLLVEPADAAELADKIRVLWERPDLCRRMGEAGRAEALSEYSPEQHYERLMAAYDRAGALAAARTTTQMGRRRTPHLETSR; encoded by the coding sequence ATGCGCGTGTGCATCGTCCACAACTCATATGCCCGCCCGAGCGGCGAGGAGATAGTCGTCAGCAGCACGCGCCGCGTCCTCGAAGAGCACGGCCACGACGTGTGCATGCTGCAGCGCTCGAGCGCCGAGATCGACCGCATGAGACTGGGTCGCGTGCGCGCATTCTTCAGCGGCATCTGCAGCCGGAGTTCCCGGCACGCGATGCGGCGGTTGATCGAAGAGCATCGCCCCGACGTTGTACACGTCCACAACGTCTATCCGCTCATCTCGCCGTCGGTGCTCACCGAGTGTCGCCGAGCCGGCGTGCCCGCGGTTATGACCGTACACAACCACCGCCTCGTGTGCCCGAACGGACTGCTGTCGAGCCATGGCGAGATGTGCGAGCGCTGCCTGGGCGGTCGCGAGTACTGGTGCGTGCTGCGAAACTGCGAGGGGCACTTGCTCAAGAGCCTGGGCTATGCCCTGCGCAGCGCGATTGCCCGCCAACGGCGGCTGTTCCTCGACGGCGTGACGCTGTTCGCCGTACTGAGTCCATTCCAGCGCGAGCGGCTCATCGAGTCGGGCTTCCCCGCCGAGCGTATCGTCGTGATTCCAAACATGGTCTGTTCAGAGGGAGCCAAGCCAGCGCTGGGCGACTACGTAGCCTACGCAGGACGCGTAAGCCCTGAGAAGGGCGTCGAAACACTCGTCGCGGCGGCCGCGCGGTGTCCGGACATCCCGTTCAAGATCGCCGGATCGCTCGACCGCACGCCCCACTTGACGAGCGAAGCCCCCGACAACGTAACGTTCCTCGGCCACCTGAAGGGAGCAAGACTGAGCGCCTTCTATGACGACTGCCGCATGGTCATCGTGCCCAGTGTCTGCGCGGAAGCATTCCCCATGGCCGTATTGGAGGCCATGTCCCACGGCAAGCCGGTCGTTGCCTCCTCAGTCGGCGGTCTACCGTCGATCGTTGACGACGGCGTGACGGGCCTGCTCGTCGAGCCGGCCGACGCCGCTGAGCTGGCCGACAAGATCCGCGTCCTGTGGGAACGACCGGACCTGTGCCGCAGGATGGGTGAGGCCGGCCGCGCCGAAGCATTGAGCGAGTATTCCCCCGAGCAGCACTACGAACGGCTCATGGCCGCTTACGACCGCGCGGGCGCACTCGCTGCCGCACGCACAACGACACAGATGGGCCGACGCCGAACGCCTCATCTCGAAACCTCGAGGTAG
- a CDS encoding methyltransferase domain-containing protein, which yields MQTLQLDRTNAEANRSEQEAGTDTSIRASHHGPTKAKPVLHLGCGKSARTGCLNVDRIELPGVDVVWDLNRRPWPFAAGVWHDVIAHHVFEHLDDLVQSIRELHRILAPGGRAEIRVPHMAGWGAWNDITHRHFLTRRSFDYFTRGHRWNYYYDFAFSTVRCHNVFGIGRSACLNTLMNPLVNTPAYDWWLWKLIPCAEVEVLLVK from the coding sequence ATGCAAACGCTGCAACTCGATCGAACGAACGCCGAAGCGAACCGGAGCGAGCAAGAAGCAGGAACGGACACGTCGATACGCGCGTCACACCATGGGCCCACCAAAGCCAAACCCGTCCTGCATCTCGGCTGCGGCAAGAGCGCGCGCACAGGCTGCCTCAACGTGGACCGCATCGAGCTGCCGGGTGTGGACGTGGTCTGGGACCTCAACCGGCGCCCGTGGCCATTCGCTGCTGGCGTATGGCACGACGTGATCGCCCACCACGTCTTCGAGCACCTCGACGACCTTGTCCAGAGCATCCGCGAGTTGCACCGGATCCTGGCGCCCGGCGGCCGGGCCGAGATCCGCGTTCCACACATGGCGGGCTGGGGCGCATGGAACGACATCACGCACCGGCACTTCCTCACGCGCCGCAGCTTCGATTACTTCACACGCGGTCACCGCTGGAACTACTACTACGATTTCGCCTTCTCCACCGTCCGCTGCCACAACGTGTTCGGCATCGGTCGCAGCGCCTGTCTCAACACACTCATGAACCCCCTCGTGAACACACCGGCCTACGACTGGTGGTTGTGGAAGCTGATCCCCTGTGCGGAGGTCGAGGTTCTCCTCGTGAAGTAG